A genomic window from Bubalus bubalis isolate 160015118507 breed Murrah chromosome X, NDDB_SH_1, whole genome shotgun sequence includes:
- the SLC6A8 gene encoding sodium- and chloride-dependent creatine transporter 1, translating into MANKSTENGIYSVSGEEKKGPLIAPGPDGAPAKGDGPAALGAPGSLLAVPPRETWTRQMDFIMSCVGFAVGLGNVWRFPYLCYKNGGGVFLIPYILIALIGGIPIFFLEISLGQFMKAGSINVWNICPLFKGLGYASMVIVFYCNTYYIMVLAWGFYYLVKSFTTTLPWATCGHTWNTPDCVEIFRHEDCANATMANLTCDQLADRRSPVIEFWENKVLRLSGGLEVPGALNWEVTLCLLTCWVLVYFCVWKGVKSTGKIVYFTATFPYVVLVVLLVRGVLLPGALDGIIYYLKPDWSKLASPQVWIDAGTQIFFSYAIGLGALTALGSYNRFNNNCYKDAIILALINSGTSFFAGFVVFSILGFMATEQGVHISKVAESGPGLAFIAYPRAVTLMPVAPLWAALFFFMLLLLGLDSQFVGVEGFITGLLDLLPASYYFRFQREISVALCCTICFVIDLSMVTDGGMYVFQLFDYYSASGTTLLWQAFWECVVVAWVYGADRFMDDVACMIGYRPCPWMKWCWSFFTPLVCMGIFIFNVVYHEPLVYNNTYVYPWWGEAVGWAFALSSMLCVPLHLLGCLLRAKGTMAERWQHLTQPIWGLHHLEYRAQDSDVRGLTTLTPVSESSKVVVVESVM; encoded by the exons ATGGCCAACAAGAGCACGGAGAACGGCATCTACAGCGTGTCCGGCGAGGAGAAGAAGGGCCCCCTAATCGCGCCCGGGCCCGACGGAGCCCCGGCCAAGGGCGACGGCCCCGCAGCCCTGGGGGCGCCCGGCAGCCTCCTGGCCGTTCCGCCGCGCGAGACCTGGACGCGCCAGATGGACTTCATCATGTCGTGCGTGGGCTTCGCCGTGGGCCTGGGCAACGTGTGGCGCTTCCCCTACCTGTGCTACAAGAACGGCGGAG GTGTGTTCCTTATTCCCTACATCCTGATCGCCCTGATTGGAGGAATCCCCATCTTCTTCTTGGAGATCTCGCTGGGCCAGTTCATGAAGGCCGGCAGCATCAACGTCTGGAATATCTGCCCCCTATTCAAAG GCCTGGGCTACGCCTCCATGGTGATCGTCTTCTACTGCAACACCTATTACATCATGGTGCTGGCCTGGGGCTTCTATTATCTGGTGAAGTCCTTCACCACCACGCTGCCCTGGGCCACGTGTGGCCACACGTGGAACACTCCCGATTGCGTGGAGATCTTCCGCCACGAAGACTGTGCCAATGCCACCATGGCCAACCTCACATGTGACCAGCTTGCTGACCGCCGGTCCCCGGTCATCGAGTTCTGGGA gaacaaAGTCTTGCGGCTCTCCGGAGGGCTGGAGGTGCCAGGGGCCCTCAACTGGGAGGTGACCCTGTGTCTGCTGACCTGCTGGGTGCTGGTCTACTTCTGTGTCTGGAAGGGGGTCAAGTCAACAGGCAAG ATCGTGTATTTCACTGCTACATTCCCCTATGTGGTCCTCGTTGTGCTGCTGGTGCGCGGAGTGCTGCTACCTGGCgctttggatggcatcatctactatCTCAAGCCTGACTGGTCGAAGCTGGCATCCCCTCAG GTATGGATCGACGCAGGGACACAGATCTTCTTCTCTTATGCCATCGGCTTGGGGGCCCTCACCGCCCTGGGCAGCTACAATCGCTTCAACAACAACTGCTACAA GGATGCCATCATACTCGCCCTCATCAACAGCGGGACCAGCTTCTTTGCAGGCTTTGTGGTGTTCTCCATCCTGGGCTTCATGGCCACAGAACAGGGTGTGCACATCTCCAAGGTAGCAGAATCAG GGCCTGGCCTGGCTTTCATCGCCTATCCGCGGGCCGTCACACTGATGCCTGTGGCCCCACTCTGGGCAGCCCTGTTCTTCTTCATGCTGTTGTTGCTTGGTCTGGACAGCCAG TTTGTAGGTGTCGAAGGCTTCATCACTGGCCTGCTGGACCTCCTCCCAGCCTCCTACTACTTCCGGTTCCAAAGGGAGATCTCCGTGGCCCTCTGTTGCACCATCTGCTTTGTCATCGACCTCTCCATGGTGACCGAT GGCGGGATGTATGTCTTCCAGCTGTTTGACTACTACTCAGCCAGTGGCACCACGCTGCTCTGGCAGGCCTTCTGGGAGTGTGTGGTGGTCGCCTGGGTGTACG GAGCTGATCGCTTCATGGACGACGTGGCCTGCATGATCGGGTACCGACCTTGCCCCTGGATGAAATGGTGCTGGTCTTTCTTCACCCCACTGGTGTGCATG GGCATCTTCATCTTCAACGTGGTCTACCATGAGCCGCTGGTCTACAACAATACCTACGTGTACCCGTGGTGGGGCGAGGCCGTGGGCTGGGCCTTTGCGCTCTCCTCCATGCTATGTGTGCCCCTCCACCTCCTGGGCTGCCTCCTCAGGGCCAAGGGGACCATGGCTGAG CGCTGGCAGCACCTGACGCAGCCCATCTGGGGCCTCCACCACCTGGAATACAGAGCTCAAGACTCGGATGTCAGGGGCCTGACCACCCTGACCCCAGTGTCTGAGAGCagcaaggtggtggtggtggaaagcGTCATGTGA